Proteins co-encoded in one Pocillopora verrucosa isolate sample1 chromosome 1, ASM3666991v2, whole genome shotgun sequence genomic window:
- the LOC136282950 gene encoding uncharacterized protein isoform X1 — protein sequence MEESLRKFAEENFGKRCFPALHGEIGKVQPLTMVVQKNRPLWKRPFVKLEVIVLAELAKYVKSEEDSKVFRDYAKCKIKEEMLISSPHETIAMGSREQSLGVGVGGILEGNIRFSNDQGVLKLGKLSQKYIDDSDLRGLLAKTAMDPTLMKSFAEGDKLLLITSVVYSEKFELTGQRKEETEAEVNVDGVPVASPFVNFFKTTATKMHARYSSLTQHPKVASRPAHAPLLYKCCTVDYIKEENRLKIRKGEYVGKVVAKDTTAEGLVKRDDEDYDNTMMEIFSDETDAPAAPLTPQDVKKLDSMLQNVLLPVKNIDKRKEQIGKYLRWFEAAMVSEQDEVLIQDSIAPDDCELLKLASLSASEGSTVLDISSLTKPDIHGYVVVLKHLLDLTDEKWRKLEQCNAESD from the exons ATGGAGGAGTCACTAAGAAAGTTTGCCGAGGAAAATTTCGGTAAGAGATGCTTCCCCGCACTTCACGGCGAAATCGGTAAGGTACAACCCCTGACGATGGTGGTACAAAAGAATCGGCCTCTATGGAAGCGACCTTTCGTAAAATTGGAAGTCATAGTCCTTGCAGAACTGGCGAAATATGTTAAAAGTGAAGAAGATAGTAAAGTGTTTCGTGATTACGCGAAATGTAAGATCAAAGAGGAAATGCTTATCTCATCGCCGCACGAAACAATTGCCATGGGATCCAG aGAACAAAGCCTTGGTGTGGGTGTTGGAGGAATTTTGGAGGGAAACATCAGATTTAGTAATGATCAAGGAGTTCTAAAACTGGGAAAACTTAGCCAGAAATATATCGATGATTCAGATCTCCGTGGCCTTTTAGCAAAGACCGCAATGGATCCTACCTTGATGAAGAGTTTCGCCGAAGGGGATAAACTGCTTCTTATCACTTCTGTGGTTTACAGTGAAAAGTTTGAATTAACAGGGCAGAGAAAAGAAGAG ACCGAGGCTGAAGTCAATGTGGATGGGGTGCCTGTGGCAAGTccgtttgtcaatttttttaagaccACGGCAACCAAAATGCATGCCCGCTACAGCAGCTTAACTCAGCATCCAAAGGTGGCATCTAGGCCCGCACATGCACCACTCCTCTACAAGTGTTGCACTGTTGATTacataaaagaagaaaatcgaCTGAAAATCAGGAAAGGGGAATACGTTGGTAAAGTAGTTGCGAAGGACACCACAGCCGAGGGTCTTGTAAAGCGTGATGACGAAGATTATGACAACACTATGATGGAAATTTTCTCAGACGAGACTGATGCACCAG CAGCCCCTCTCACTCCGCAAGATGTCAAGAAACTGGACTCGATGCTTCAAAATGTTCTTCTACCTGTGAAGAACATAGACAAACGCAAGGAGCAGATTGGAAAGTATCTTCGTTGG tttgaagcaGCAATGGTATCAGAGCAGGATGAGGTCCTAATTCAAGACTCAATAGCACCGGATGACTGTGAACTTCTCAAACTTGCGTCTCTTTCCGCCTCAGAGGGATCAACTGTGCTGGACATATCATCCCTCACAAAACCAGATATTCACGGATACGTTGTTGTCCTTAAACACCTTTTAG ATTTGACTGATGAAAAGTGGAGAAAATTGGAGCAGTGCAATGCAGAATCTGATTAA
- the LOC136278037 gene encoding uncharacterized protein — protein sequence MEESLRKFAAENFSHRYFPALHGEIDKVQPLTMVVQKNRPLWKRPFVKLEVIVLAELAKYVEGEEKTEEFRGCSKRKIKEEMLISSPHETIAMGFREQNLGVGVGGILEGNIRLSNDQGVLKLGKLSQKYIDDPDLRGLLAKTAMDPTLMKSFAEGDKLLLITSVVYSEKFELTRQIKEETEAEVNVDGVPVASPFVNFFKTTATKMHARYSSLTQHSELASRTAHAPLLFKCCTVDYIKEENRLEIRKGEYVGKVVTRDTAAEGLVKRDDEDYDNTMVEIFSDETDAPAPLTPQDVKKLDLMLQNVLLPVKNIDKRKEQIGKYLRWFEAAMVSEQDEVLIQDSVAPDDCELLKLAFLSASEGSTLLDMSSLTKPDIHGYVVVLKHLLDLTDEKWRKLEQCNAESD from the exons ATGGAAGAGTCACTAAGAAAGTTTGCGGCGGAAAATTTCAGTCATAGATACTTCCCCGCACTTCACGGCGAAATCGATAAGGTACAACCCCTGACAATGGTGGTACAAAAGAATCGGCCTCTTTGGAAGCGACCTTTCGTAAAATTGGAAGTCATAGTCCTTGCAGAACTGGCGAAATATGTTGAAGGAGAGGAAAAGACTGAAGAGTTTCGTGGTTGCTCGAAACGTAAGATCAAAGAGGAAATGCTTATCTCATCGCCGCACGAAACAATTGCCATGGGATTCAG aGAACAAAACCTTGGTGTGGGTGTTGGAGGAATTTTGGAGGGAAACATCAGATTAAGTAATGATCAAGGAGTTCTGAAACTGGGAAAACTTAGCCAGAAATATATCGATGATCCAGATCTCCGTGGCCTTTTAGCAAAGACCGCAATGGATCCTACCTTGATGAAGAGTTTCGCCGAAGGGGATAAACTGCTTCTTATCACTTCTGTGGTTTACAGTGAGAAGTTTGAATTAACAAGGCAAATAAAAGAAGAG ACCGAGGCTGAAGTCAATGTGGATGGGGTGCCTGTGGCAAGTccgtttgtcaatttttttaagaccACGGCAACCAAAATGCATGCCCGCTACAGCAGCTTAACTCAGCATTCAGAGCTGGCATCTAGGACCGCACATGCACCACTCCTCTTCAAGTGTTGCACTGTTGATTacataaaagaagaaaatcgaCTGGAAATCAGGAAAGGGGAATACGTTGGTAAAGTAGTTACGAGGGACACAGCAGCCGAGGGTCTTGTGAAGCGTGATGACGAAGATTATGACAACACTATGGTGGAAATTTTCTCAGACGAGACCGATGCACCAG CCCCTCTCACTCCGCAAGATGTCAAGAAACTGGACTTGATGCTTCAAAATGTTCTTCTACCTGTGAAGAACATAGACAAACGCAAGGAGCAGATTGGAAAGTATCTTCGTTGG tttgaAGCAGCAATGGTATCAGAGCAGGATGAGGTCCTAATTCAAGACTCAGTAGCACCGGATGACTGTGAACTTCTTAAACTTGCGTTTCTCTCCGCCTCAGAAGGATCAACTCTGCTGGACATGTCATCCCTCACAAAACCAGATATTCACGGATACGTTGTTGTCCTCAAACACCTTTTAG ATTTGACCGATGAAAAGTGGAGAAAATTGGAGCAGTGCAATGCAGAATCTGATTAA
- the LOC136282950 gene encoding uncharacterized protein isoform X2 produces the protein MEESLRKFAEENFGKRCFPALHGEIGKVQPLTMVVQKNRPLWKRPFVKLEVIVLAELAKYVKSEEDSKVFRDYAKCKIKEEMLISSPHETIAMGSREQSLGVGVGGILEGNIRFSNDQGVLKLGKLSQKYIDDSDLRGLLAKTAMDPTLMKSFAEGDKLLLITSVVYSEKFELTGQRKEETEAEVNVDGVPVASPFVNFFKTTATKMHARYSSLTQHPKVASRPAHAPLLYKCCTVDYIKEENRLKIRKGEYVGKVVAKDTTAEGLVKRDDEDYDNTMMEIFSDETDAPAPLTPQDVKKLDSMLQNVLLPVKNIDKRKEQIGKYLRWFEAAMVSEQDEVLIQDSIAPDDCELLKLASLSASEGSTVLDISSLTKPDIHGYVVVLKHLLDLTDEKWRKLEQCNAESD, from the exons ATGGAGGAGTCACTAAGAAAGTTTGCCGAGGAAAATTTCGGTAAGAGATGCTTCCCCGCACTTCACGGCGAAATCGGTAAGGTACAACCCCTGACGATGGTGGTACAAAAGAATCGGCCTCTATGGAAGCGACCTTTCGTAAAATTGGAAGTCATAGTCCTTGCAGAACTGGCGAAATATGTTAAAAGTGAAGAAGATAGTAAAGTGTTTCGTGATTACGCGAAATGTAAGATCAAAGAGGAAATGCTTATCTCATCGCCGCACGAAACAATTGCCATGGGATCCAG aGAACAAAGCCTTGGTGTGGGTGTTGGAGGAATTTTGGAGGGAAACATCAGATTTAGTAATGATCAAGGAGTTCTAAAACTGGGAAAACTTAGCCAGAAATATATCGATGATTCAGATCTCCGTGGCCTTTTAGCAAAGACCGCAATGGATCCTACCTTGATGAAGAGTTTCGCCGAAGGGGATAAACTGCTTCTTATCACTTCTGTGGTTTACAGTGAAAAGTTTGAATTAACAGGGCAGAGAAAAGAAGAG ACCGAGGCTGAAGTCAATGTGGATGGGGTGCCTGTGGCAAGTccgtttgtcaatttttttaagaccACGGCAACCAAAATGCATGCCCGCTACAGCAGCTTAACTCAGCATCCAAAGGTGGCATCTAGGCCCGCACATGCACCACTCCTCTACAAGTGTTGCACTGTTGATTacataaaagaagaaaatcgaCTGAAAATCAGGAAAGGGGAATACGTTGGTAAAGTAGTTGCGAAGGACACCACAGCCGAGGGTCTTGTAAAGCGTGATGACGAAGATTATGACAACACTATGATGGAAATTTTCTCAGACGAGACTGATGCACCAG CCCCTCTCACTCCGCAAGATGTCAAGAAACTGGACTCGATGCTTCAAAATGTTCTTCTACCTGTGAAGAACATAGACAAACGCAAGGAGCAGATTGGAAAGTATCTTCGTTGG tttgaagcaGCAATGGTATCAGAGCAGGATGAGGTCCTAATTCAAGACTCAATAGCACCGGATGACTGTGAACTTCTCAAACTTGCGTCTCTTTCCGCCTCAGAGGGATCAACTGTGCTGGACATATCATCCCTCACAAAACCAGATATTCACGGATACGTTGTTGTCCTTAAACACCTTTTAG ATTTGACTGATGAAAAGTGGAGAAAATTGGAGCAGTGCAATGCAGAATCTGATTAA